A genomic region of Colletotrichum destructivum chromosome 1, complete sequence contains the following coding sequences:
- a CDS encoding Putative SKP1/BTB/POZ domain superfamily protein, which yields MMSKKKQQKAAECQTPPDDGVTLDIDPEASPYTSSSCRIYFKNQQPFTIHRDLIRASPELEKICRNFNEIFIKDVPDEAGHVLVHYLYTGTWQTLHENSPQHDSETSAHFETSVHVYAAARAYSLPGLAELAKENICQSADALPALDVIVLAAGACELLPDDDSWFLAFIKLRVEHLFKEPASLNQSVFLGCFRVNTLYSKILAETLVLICCENSRSLQSAESRDLSRPETSTVSETDATPSTDASHTTQYLASEPSPEPAPEFETEPSVEVVAEPEPSLEVAAEPEPVAWADVVAEPEPTAEVAAEPEPEACVESIPGLEPEPEPAAEIQDDVWSWPLKVKKKGKKGKKVESQEIFCFWKETHLVDGGWEDCSSCRQYVGRFVSSYHQSKANS from the exons ATGATGTCCAAAAAGAAGCAACAAAAGGCAGCAGAATGCCAAACGCCTCCTGACGATGGCGTTACGCTAGATATCGACCCTGAGGCGTC CCCTTACACAAGCTCGAGCTGCAGAATTTATTTCAAAAACCAACAGCCGTTCACGATACATCGCGACCTTATCCGTGCGAGTCCCGAGCTTGAAAAGATTTGTCGTAACTTCAATGAGATCTTCATCAAGGATGTACCGGACGAAGCAGGCCATGTTCTCGTCCACTACCTTTATACTGGCACTTGGCAAACCCTCCACGAGAACAGTCCACAGCACGACTCCGAGACGTCAGCCCACTTTGAAACCAGTGTACATGTCTACGCTGCTGCCCGAGCCTACAGTCTACCGGGTTTggccgagctggccaaggaaAACATCTGTCAGTCTGCAGATGCGTTACCCGCGCTGGACGTCATCGTCTTGGCTGCCGGTGCATGCGAACTTCTCCCAGACGATGATTCGTGGTTCTTGGCCTTCATCAAGTTGCGTGTTGAGCACCTGTTCAAGGAGCCAGCCTCCTTGAATCAGTCGGTCTTTCTGGGATGCTTTCGCGTCAACACCCTATACTCGAAGATTCTGGCCGAGACCCTGGTTCTAATCTGCTGCGAAAACTCACGTTCTCTACAGTCTGCCGAGTCTCGTGACCTGTCTCGGCCGGAAACATCGACTGTTTCAGAAACTGATGCGACACCCTCAACCGATGCTTCACACACAACACAGTATTTAGCTTCAGAGCCTAGCCCAGAGCCCGCACCAGAGTTTGAAACGGAGCCATCGGTGGAGGTTGTGGCCGAGCCTGAGCCATCGTTGGAGGTTGCGGCCGAGCCTGAACCGGTAGCCTGGGCGGACGTCGTGGCAGAGCCTGAGCCAACAGCGGAGGTTGCGGCCGAGCCTGAGCCGGAAGCTTGTGTGGAATCCATACCAGGGCTCGAGCCCGAACCCGAACCAGCGGCGGAGATACAAGACGATGTGTGGTCATGGCCTTTGAAggtcaagaagaaggggaagaaagggaagaaggTTGAAAGCCAGGAGATTTTTTGCTTCTGGAAGGAAACGCATCTTGTAGATGGCGGATGGGAGGATTGTTCCAGCTGTCGGCAGTACGTCGGCAGATTCGTGTCATCCTATCATCAGTCGAAAGCAAATAGTTGA